One Anabas testudineus chromosome 15, fAnaTes1.2, whole genome shotgun sequence genomic window carries:
- the ercc6 gene encoding LOW QUALITY PROTEIN: DNA excision repair protein ERCC-6 (The sequence of the model RefSeq protein was modified relative to this genomic sequence to represent the inferred CDS: deleted 2 bases in 1 codon), with the protein MPVDGSEDQVPSSFSSPASAALTPGGIEEDGATGGSVVCSFSAKSQGSEAAAAYPVTSGPGEGNNAGKKSGALLHIDRQRIQAASASSGGDELQGLGVAVYDQDVLEQGVLLQVDEAIQEASQAAAKAEAEKEYHSVLDDVRSVITSLKHINKIIEQLSPYAASSKDISRKIESVKRQKENKEKHLKKLRAKQKRLQSILGGDTQRVELLAEDDEEEEEAGPSTLGSMLMPAQETEWEELIRKGHMTPFGTRVPQKEVKKEPRKVMLAENSAFDQYLADQAKMATERKRVPLLKKRSSGLSPDGQAKEKGNRTVSSSKDKKLRKRMQKLQRTALKAHPKARPKAEQLPKSRKRHHTEGEETDSEGSEYLPSDEGIDPDQEQREAMEEGFGGDDDEDYDLKPYKRKTEGKGRKKTKKKEESEDEYLPESSDEEEDEKDKTKRCKDDGDVEYYRRRIRRWKRQRLQEREEKRERGEELTDDSDAEFDEGFKVPGFLWKKLYKYQQTGVRWMWELHCQQAGGILGDEMGLGKTIQIISFLAGLSYSKLRTRGSNYRYVGLGPTVIVCPATVMHQWVKEFHTWWPPFRVAVLHETGSFTSNKEKLIPEIASCHGILITSYSAVRNMQDTLQRYDWHYIILDEGHKIRNPNAGVTIACKQFRTPHRFILSGSPMQNNLKELWSLFDFVFPGKLGTLPVFMEQFSVPITMGGYSNASPVQVQTAFKCACVLRDTINPYLLRRMKADVKANLSLPDKNEQVLFCRLTEEQRQVYRSFLDSKEVYQILNGDMQVFSGLIALRKICNHPDLFSGGPRMLRGIPEDQLTEEEHFGFWKRSGKLMVVESLLRLWFKQGHRVLLFTQSRQMLDILEVFVRQNNYSYLKMDGTTTIASRQPLIARYNEDKSIFIFLLTTKVGGLGVNLTGANRVIIFDPDWNPSTDTQARERAWRIGQKQQVTVYRLLTAGTIEEKIYHRQIFKQFLTNRVLKDPKQRRFFKSNDIYELFTLSDPDGAQGTETSAIFAGTGSDVKAPKKPEKPRLSHMANHASHAHKHSSANQNASGAHSRHSAADINAIGDGNASPSSKNSQIKPNVPMDSQHTNQNGMHVEPCNSKYKTNAAQNNWDEAKPAANNSNSPSSQRHSEDSSLTSPQKHREKRKHCDSADSDKHKRKKHKHSRDARFEGHRISHLVKKRTYKKEETEDNERNEKKKSDDYVLAKLFKKSGIHSVMQHDTIMEASNPDYVLVEAEANRVAKDALKALKVSRQQCRLSYNRPPPPPARKRFGQKKNSLLVAPPVESAPTLNKCKDAAIVKKSVSKKPGTAAHFSGEGAESDSNSAPLSSSSLLAKMKARNHLSLPSSQRDEVEEEEDGSGAAGTSSPPAPPTEHDELLVDLRNFVAFQANVDGQATTQELLEYFKPRLSQKQAPVFRELLRSICDFHRTSGQEGIWKLKEHFR; encoded by the exons ATGCCTGTAGACGGTTCTGAGGACCAGGtgccctcctctttctccagcCCGGCCAGTGCTGCCCTCACACCGGGAGGGATAGAGGAGGATGGAGCTACAGGTGGCTCTGTAGTCTGTTCTTTCTCTGCAAAGAGTCAGGGCTCCGAGGCAGCTGCTGCCTATCCTGTCACTTCTGGACCAGGCGAGGGCAACAATG CTGGCAAGAAGTCTGGAGCCTTGCTGCACATTGACCGACAGCGTATCCAGGCTGCATCAGCCAGTTCAGGAGGTGATGAGCTGCAGGGCCTTGGTGTGGCTGTCTATGACCAAGATGTCCTCGAGCAGGGTGTCCTGCTACAAGTAGACGAGGCAATCCAGGAGGCCAGTCAGGCTGCTGCTAAAGCTGAGGCAGAGAAGGAGTACCACTCTGTACTTGATGATGTCAG gtccGTTATAACATCTctaaaacatataaacaagATTATTGAACAGCTGTCTCCTTATGCAGCCTCCAGCAAAGATATCAGTAGGAAGATTGAATCTgtcaaaagacagaaagaaaataag GAGAAGCATCTGAAGAAACTCAGAGCCAAACAGAAGCGACTCCAAAGCATTCTGGGAGGAGACACTCAAAGAGTGGAGCTGTTGgcagaggatgatgaggaggaag AAGAAGCTGGGCCATCCACGCTGGGCAGCATGCTCATGCCAGCTCAGGAGACTGAATGGGAGGAACTTATTAGGAAAGGTCACATGACTCCTTTTGGAACCCGTGTGCCTCAGAAGGAGGTTAAGAAGGAGCCTCGAAAAGTGATGCTTGCTGAGAATTCAGCCTTTGACCAGTACTTGGCTGACCAGGCTAAAATGGCCACTGAGAGGAAGAGAGTTCCTCTTCTAAAGAAGAGGAGCTCAGGACTCAGCCCTGATGGCCAGGCCAAGGAAAAAGGCAACAGAACTGTTTCTTCTTCCAAGGATAAAAAACTGAGGAAGCGCATGCAAAAGCTCCAGAGAACTGCTCTTAAAGCTCATCCTAAGGCTCGACCTAAGGCCGAGCAGCTCCCTAAATCAAGGAAGAGACATCACACtgagggagaggagacagacagcgAGGGATCAGAGTATCTGCCCAGTGATGAAGGCATAGACCCTGACCAAGAGCAAAGAGAAGCCATGGAGGAGGGCTTTGGGggggatgatgatgaagattaCGACCTCAAACCATACAAGAGAAAAACTGAAGGCaaagggaggaagaaaacaaaaaagaaagaggagagtgaGGATGAGTACCTCCCTGAGAGttcagatgaagaggaggacgagaaggataaaacaaaaagatgcaAAGATGATGGAGATGTGGAATATTACAGACGGAGAATAAG GAGGTGGAAGCGCCAACGACTTCaagaaagggaggagaagagggaaaggGGTGAGGAGCTTACGGATGACAGTGATGCAGAGTTTGACGAGGGCTTCAAAGTGCCTGGTTTCCTCTGGAAAAAACTTTACAA GTACCAGCAAACAGGTGTGCGGTGGATGTGGGAACTCCACTGTCAGCAGGCAGGTGGCATCCTGGGTGACGAAATGGGTTTGGGTAAAACCATCCAGATCATCAGCTTTCTGGCAGGATTAAGCTACAGCAAACTGAGGACCAGAGGATCCAACTATag gTATGTTGGTCTGGGTCCTACAGTCATTGTGTGCCCAGCTACAGTCATGCACCAGTGGGTGAAGGAGTTTCACACCTGGTGGCCTCCATTTAGAGTGGCTGTTCTACACGAAACTGGTTCCTTTACAAGCAACAAg GAAAAGCTCATTCCAGAGATAGCATCATGTCATGGCATCCTGATAACCTCATATTCAGCTGTGAGGAATATGCAAGACACCTTACAGCGATACGACTGGCACTACATTATACTGGATGAGGGCCATAAGATAAGAAATCCAAATGCTGGAGTTACCATTGCCTGCAAACAG TTTCGTACTCCCCACAGGTTCATTTTGTCTGGCTCTCCCATGCAGAACAATTTGAAGGAGCTGTGGTCTCTGTTTGACTTTGTCTTCCCTGGCAAACTGGGGACATTGCCTGTCTTCATGGAGCAGTTCTCTGTGCCAATCACCATGGGGGGATACAGTAATGCCTCACCTGTACAG GTCCAGACGGCTTTTAAGTGCGCATGCGTGCTGAGGGACACCATAAATCCTTACCTGCTCAGAAGAATGAAGGCAGATGTCAAGGCCAACCTCTCCTTACCTGACAAAAATGAACAG gttCTGTTTTGCAGATTAACAGAGGAACAGCGGCAGGTGTATCGTAGCTTCTTGGATTCCAAAGAGGTCTACCAGATACTAAACGGGGATATGCAG GTATTCTCAGGTTTGATAGCGCTTCGTAAGATCTGTAATCACCCAGACCTTTTCTCTGGTGGCCCCCGGATGCTGAGGGGAATCCCAGAGGACCAGCTAACTGAGGAGGAACACTTTGGTTTTTGGAAACGCTCAGGCAAGCTGATGGTGGTGGAATCACTGCTGCGCCTCTGGTTTAAACAGGGCCACAGAGTCCTGCTCTTCACTCAGTCTCGACAG ATGTTGGACATCTTGGAGGTGTTTGTGAGGCAGAACAACTACTCTTACCTGAAAATGGATGGCACTACCACAATAGCTTCCCGACAGCCACTCATCGCTCGCTACAACGAG GACaaatccatttttattttcttgttgaCCACTAAAGTCGGAGGTCTGGGAGTCAACCTGACTGGAGCCAACCGAGTCATCATATTTGACCCAGACTGGAACCCCAGTACTGACACACAG GCACGAGAACGCGCTTGGAGGATTGGTCAGAAGCAGCAAGTAACAGTCTACAGACTGCTGACTGCAGGGACTATTGAGGAGAAAATCTACCACAG GCAGATCTTCAAACAGTTTCTGACCAATCGTGTTCTGAAGGACCCCAAACAAAGGCGGTTCTTCAAGTCTAATGACATCTATGAACTCTTCACCCTGTCTGACCCAGATGGAGCTCAGGGAACAGAGACCAGTGCTATATTTGCAg gCACAGGCTCTGATGTTAAGGCACCCAAGAAACCTGAGAAGCCAAGGCTATCACACATGGCAAACCATGCCAGCCATGCACATAAACACTCCTCAGCAAACCAGAATGCATCTGGTGCACACAGTAGACATTCTGCAGCAGACATTAATGCAATAGGAGATGGAAACGCCTCTCCAAGCAGTAAGAACTCTCAAATTAAACCAAACGTCCCGATGGATAGTCAACACACCAACCAAAATGGCATGCACGTTGAGCCA TGtaacagtaaatacaaaacaaatgctgCACAAAATAACTGGGATGAAGCCAAGCCAGCAGCCAATAACTCAAACTCACCCAGTTCTCAGCGGCACAGTGAAGACTCTTCCCTCACTAGCCCACAGAAGCAcagggaaaaaaggaaacactgtgACTCAGCGgactcagacaaacacaaacgtAAGAAACACAAGCACTCCCGAGACGCTCGGTTTGAAGGCCACCGTATCTCCCACTTGGTGAAGAAAAGGACCTACAAgaaagaggagactgaagacaatgagagaaatgaaaagaagaaatcagATGATTATGTCTTGGCAAAGCTCTTCAAGAAGTCTG GTATTCACAGTGTGATGCAGCATGACACCATCATGGAGGCCTCCAACCCAGACTATGTTCTTGTGGAGGCAGAAGCTAACAGGGTGGCAAAAGATGCCCTGAAAGCTCTTAAGGTTTCTCGTCAACAGTGCAGGCTGTCCTACAATAGACCCCCTCCCCCACCTGCAAG GAAACGGTTTGGACAAAAGAAGAATTCTCTCCTGGTTGCACCTCCTGTTGAGTCGGCTCCAACTTTGAACAAATGCAAA GATGCTGCTATTGTAAAGAAGTCAGTGTCAAAGAAACCTGGTACAGCAGCTCATTTCAGTGGGGAGGGAGCAGAAAGTGACTCAAACTCCGccccactctcctcctcctccttgctGGCCAAGATGAAAGCCCGTAATCACCTCAGTCTGCCCTCCAGCCAAAGAGACgaagtggaggaagaggaggacggCTCTGGAGCTGCAGGAACAAGCTCCCCTCCAGCACCGCCCACTGAGCATGACGAGCTTTTGGTTGATTTGCGCAACTTCGTAGCCTTCCAGGCGAATGTGGATGGACAGGCCACCACCCAAGAACTGCTGGAGTATTTCAAACCAAGGCTGTCCCAGAAACAGGCACCTGTCTTCAGAGAGCTGCTCAGGAGCATCTGTGACTTCCACAGGACATCTGGTCAGGAGGGGATCTGGAAACTGAAAGAGCACTTCCGCTGA